The Biomphalaria glabrata chromosome 7, xgBioGlab47.1, whole genome shotgun sequence region TATCCAGGGGCGAAATGGggatcaaaatcggcccaggcattacTTTACGACACAATTTGATGGCATATGCTAAAAAAtgataggcaaaaaaaaaaaacggaacgcATATATACAAACGCGATTTCTATAATATGCTGTATATAAATAGACTAACTGCTATAGGAAAtctcaatttgtaaaaaaaaaaaaaaaaaaaaaaaaaaacgtacagCGCAGTCATAATCTTAAAAgctattttaaacattattttggtaTAACTTATAGTGGGGAGAATAACATAGGATAACCGTACCGGCTGGCATGTCATGTACACTAGAGCAACGTCTCCATGGTCTCAGGTTCTATGCCTGCCTCTCAtatctcctccccccccccccccccccggctgtCCCGAGAGGCTTTTAcgctattttgaagtaacaaccaaatcatgtaaaaattaaaaaaaaaaaaaacgaggttacaaagacagaaaacacaaactcaaaatcggccccacgaagtggtccacccagtcaggtaaaaaggcacgtttcaatattttcagaaaaaatatcggaatgaaattctatccaatgacagagaagaatagagaaagaaggtttaCAGATCTTGTGCCCTAACGGCCCAGCATACGAAGGGATAGGTGAACCTGCCCTAactctgcagttcacgcgataatatgaaaaactacttattaattgttgttttcaattatgttcacttatatgcatattaaatagattttttttcttttaaaaaaaaagtaaacttttttttttataaatgtagtaCTTAGCAAGGTGGACATTAtctaacttagcaatacaaatgtatacaaaaaaatattttttgacaataaatctaaaaccgttttcaTAAATGTGATTAAACAACTGGAGACCTCCTGCATACCATACTATAAAGCCACTTTATGAAAGATGCGGCGAGATCAATCAAGTTTAAGGTACTTATTGACATTTATTGTGGCCCATTCATCAGCCCCACCTGTCCATTTAGGCACCGGCCCACCGGACATTAGCCCAGTTGCCCAAATAGCCAGTCCACCCATTCTTATATGTATAAACGTAGGTGAGGAtcggggtaaaaaaaaataatcactataaattttaaaaacgtTTGGTACCAAGATAACATCAACACACTCCATCTTTCTGTCTTtattgtctgtctggtcaaatctTTGACACACAATTTCGCTCAATTTCGCTCAATACAAGCgattttttaataaagttttttttatataaacttgcttttatttaacttttatcAAAACAGCTTTTATTACAAGATGaacaaaaacaaggttacaaagacagtttgtgtggaaacacaaactcaaaatcggcccccgaagaggtccacccaggcaggcttcaatattttcagaaagaacatccaaatgaaattatatcaaagacaactgagagataagaatggagaaaaaaggttgacagatcttgtgtagtgccccatttcgcacaaaactaatagcgtcttttcccctttcgggggccgctaataaatgACGCTTAAATATTTCTAACGTCAAATTGTATGCTTTGCCGTttactataaaagtaaagttttcccctttcagacctatagggcagatgatgttaaggtcatctgtttctatggccaacggttaacgagcagggtgtcatgtggccagcacaacgactaaccgcctttactttcccaaactaaagtcaggtacccattacagttcggtggactcaggggcgcctaaaaatcccgaaattcaaaatctcagtctacACAGAGAtttaaacccaggaccccaggttcggaagccaagcgtttaaccactCATCCTCCAAGCCACATACTATACGTTAGGCTCCCGCATAAAAAACTTAGTGCTACAGAACTTACTCAAAACAGTGAGCGGCCGTTAAGATATGTCTATCTGAGACCAGGGTGCCACCACACAGGTCATCTTTACCTGGGTCACGTGATATGTAGACCATCCAGGGGTAGACACACCTGCCCACCAGAGCTCCACCGACCACGCGCCTGAACCGAGCGTTCATTGGCAGACCACACCTTTCAGCTGTgaagtttaaaacaacaaaatctgTCTAACTGACCTTACACACCTGAAAACTATCTAACTAACTTTACAAACCGGAAACCTGTCTACCTGACCTTACAAATATAGAACATTACAACTTAAGTATAAATGCAGTTCATTAGTTAGATACTCCTAAATACAAATGCGAATCGttcagataaatatatatagattctaggtATTATTTCTAGGTATTATTTTTATCTATCTCTAATTTATACATAATTTCCCTttgagaccttgcgatctatcgggcacatctatttctgtggtccAAAGTTAACGAGGCCATCGcaccaaccgccttgacttttccccaactaatgtcaagtactcCTAAGTGCTAagttgactcagaggcgcccgaaattGAGCGATACATAACATTGTCTGTGATGGCTCTAACTCCAGCACTATAAGCACTTTAGATCAGGTTAATTATATCATAATGTTAAAGTTTTATGGTAAAAATAGTCTTGCAATCTGGCCACCATTTGAAACACTCCCCCCTACATATTTTTGGTCCATGAATAATTAATTCCTCGACCCCTCCCAACCCCCATCCAATTCACCACCCCTCGTCAAATGAAAATAGGGTCTTACATTCTCAAACTATTCTTGGGATTATTATACGTCTTAAAAAAGGTAATAtaaatttgcttttaaaatatcttttatatgAGGACTTATATTGCTTTTCCTTGCTGGTTCAGGCAACcaagggcggactgggtgttaaatcggcccgggcatttctgtGCAATCCGGCCGCCAAATTACATGGCATATCCTTCAAATCATTCTGCTAAGTTTGAAACAGTGACGAAAACTGGGTTTACGTAACAAGGCATTTACACTAGTAGGTAGCCTGCATGGTTATCTAAATATCAATTTGcttcaatgttgttttttttttactatctggAATTACTAAATGACACTTGAATTTGGATCTTTTATAAAGTGAACGAAAAACCAAGCTACCATATAGGCCCATATTAACATAACCATGTAATGATATTCACACACAACAGTGCTATTTATAGTCTTCATCCCTTATAGAGACCTACGTACTAAGCGATTAACAAGTAACAATGCCTATACTTACTATAAACTTCGTTGGTGTCAATATATTCGGATGCGTCTATAAAGGGACCAATCACCTATAAATAGTACTGTATACGGTTGTAGGCTTTTACTTTATTTCGGAAAATACGTTAGTTTGTAATCCTAAAACACTGAAGAGTCTGTAACTCACGACACCCCGAGTGCTCCttttataaaagaatatttctAAATCTTTTGACAATTGAATACAAGTcttagtggcatccatgcggctcattcaccggcccaccgggcatttgcccgaatgcccatatagccagtccgcccctgcatcaACCCATTCGATGCTCTAATTGGGAAAAAGAAGCATTTGCACAAATGTGTacaatctaataatctaatctTAATAACATATCACTTACAATTACGATGTTTGCTTGACCGATTAAGCTTTGACCAAATGGACTCTATGTTTGGTAGTTTAAATTTTTTCAGCGAGTTCAGAAACGACTCCTcgatttcttgttttgttttagttttcaacTTATCTCTATAGTCTCTGAAGAAGTCGAAGAAAGATGGTTTTCTCTTGGTGGTCGTAGTTGGCGCTGTGTAAGTCATATAATTCTCGAGTTCTTCTCCGACATCAGGAATATCCACTCTATTCCAAAagtatgatttttttgtttgatttcctgaaaaaaagtcaaagaaaaataTAAGTAACTAGTCGAACGGCGGCGTACCATACTCCGCTATTTTGAGGgggcggccttaggccactgcaacctatgtgaccgcattgggcccacactttcatagaacgcgcgctaattcaaggtgtataaattattaaattaaaccaaaaataagagagtgatctttcctttacgtcttcttctcgtccaaactgttgagggaagaagagaataatagatagatagatagatagatagatagatagatagatagatagatagatatagatatagatatatagagatagttatttttgatattttgttttgttggcacatcagcacaaatttaggccatgtcgtgccctaTATAAGTAATAGCATGCATCACAATTCGTATTTATATCATATCTCAAATTATTTAATGCCTTATTGAAAGTACCtttgaatgtaataatcttaaacattttagtttacacaataaaaaaggcgtttaaagtatttttattttgactattgaaatttaataatagaaatgattttttaaaatgtgcattttttgtgtgattGATGGACTCTTCCattattgcttttgtttttgtgcCATATCCGTGCTCCTAGAGCATGCGCAATCGTAATGTTTTGTCTTGGCAGTTGGCAGGAAGGTGTTTCACGCAAGCCAAGATGAGTCCAATCTATAATTGAAAATTCGTCTATGATTCATGTGCCATGTGGTGCTTTCATGGTGCTTATAAAGCCGAAGGTACTGAGTTCGGCTATATGTAAAAGCTATTTCTTTTAGTAGGCTCGGTGGTTGGGtggtatagcgcttggcttccaaaccggatggtcccaggttcaaatctcggtgcaGACTGGAATTTTGTAATTACGAGATTTTCGGAGTCCATTCAGCTCTAATATGTGCCtggcattagttagggaaaataaTGGCGGTTGGtatttgtgctggccatatgacattTCGTTAACAGTGTGGGACATAAACAAATGatctttaaatcatctgcctaACGGATCGCAAATCTGGAAAATGGAAAACAATGATTCAAGCTCAACCATTTCAGTTTGTTAGTCAAACAGTTGATGTCAACATCGTTGCACTTTCTAGAGGTACATAACATGTATTGTAACATAAATGTTTTGATAATTATGTGTGTTATGTTTTATAACAAATATAAGCCGGTTGCAGTTGATGGGTTTGTTGGGTCTCATAAAGTGGCGAGCAATgtcagaaatatatttaaaaataattttacaataggtccaatttttttttgtcacaaagAATAACTAAAGAGAAAGACTAGATTACCTTTATTCCCGTTTTGACTTCTGcaacaaattaatttattaggaCAAAGTGCTGTCAAAGAGATAGTTCTGAATACAGAACATGATGTTTCGCAGGTGGCGCCCAAAATACGGCAATCTAGAAGAAAAAGATGCTTCATTTAGTGTGATCTTTGTGTAGTCGCTAAACACaaactaaataaattaaattccaaatttaaaaaaaaaaaagctaatattcACAATAAAAAACGTAGTGTTGTAACTGTATTGGCGCAGTGATagagttaattttgtttgagaCCAACTGACACAAGTAACACAAGCAGTGTCACATGCTGCTAGGCTGTCAACTGTGTCGATTGAAAAGGGACAGTACTAGTACACACAAATATGACcagtgttatggtcatgtgatcgaaagccttcgTGGACCAAAAACCTGAGTGTGTAAGGCAGCTCAGTACTGGACAGTTAGGAGACTGGAACTGTGAGTCTAGCTTAAAGTCAGTCCTCGAGTTAAGCAGTTTGGCAATTAAACTAGCAAGAATGAAGAGCCACATACATGTATTTAAGGTTTTTCTTAACTTTCTTAATAAGAGTTCTTTCTTAAAGAAATCTTAACTTTAGGAAGAAATATCTTATCATGTTTAATACTGTCACCTACTCCTTGTCTATATTTAGCCCAAGGTTATCGGCAGAATTTCAGCTACCTCGGAAATTTCCATCATGCAACAAACTTGTGTTTTGGAGTGAATGTGATTGgttagaaatattaattattgtacattgagctgcatttattggtCAGATTGTTTAACCAAGCGGCAAAAAGATATTAGTCAAATGGCAAAACGCCCAAAGCTCTGAAAGACGGCAGTCTCGTGTTAGAACTCAAAGGAAGCtgacataataatattattgtGTAGAATAAATTTATTTAGTAGAAATATACATATTCTGttctattcaagtacatttaaccattataattatttgtggatagcttttccaagttttgaattaaagaatttgttttagacgaagagaagtttcttcattgaatttaataATAACATACTTAGTCTTATCGActagcaacttctagatgatcctctataaactagcaacttctagatgatcatcCTATCAACTAGCAACTTCTAAATGATCATCTTATCAGCTGACGATTTCTAAATCCTCGGCAACCACGATCATTGATTGTgctatatagatcaagataatcTTCAACGTGACATCTAGTACTATTCATGATCGTGACAAATACTCTATAGTTACGCGCTATTTATCTAAATAGCTGCTTTTTGTATTAAGTGATATATGATGAGCCATGGAACTATACAACTAATTTTTCCCTAGTACCATTAGAgagtggaatgggttgcctgaatcagccaggaaaaccaacgactttaCATGGATGAATAGACTgaaacatgaaatgcgtaggaggtaattatctttttttgtaaaatgttttccatgtttcggatgttccttcagagttgaagataattacttcctagtccaaacctcccgcaggacgacgggggatgggagcgggcagggtttcaacccgggaccatcgataaatccaaacgacagtccagcgcgcaaaccgcacgtcTGTAATATGTAAGATATGAAGTCGCATCCAATAAATTCTTATGTTTATATCAaaactaattaaattatttcatttaaaagaaaacaccTCTATATTATCgagtaaatatatattaaagtatATTCGAACCGTAAGCGctcttttagatttttaaaaatcgatttttagcggcccgaaagaggaaaagacgctattagttttgtgtgaaatttctgtccttctgtccgtttgtcccgtttagatcacgtaaactagaaaagatagtgaaaattcgacatcacaATAATTtaaaccattcaaagttctgatgcaacggctactttttttcttttttgaaagcgaaaaatctcattttttaaatcacttatgcaagcagctttttcataaaaatagacCACTTTttcaactattaactattaaatactcaaacacttgaggctctttattaggggagacgactgtttttcatattttaaacacatttatgcaaacggttgtagatttttttgtcgaaaattttgtttttatatttgtattgttaagttatgtaaattctgttatactaagtactatatttaagagaaaaaatctatttagtatgcatggTAAgctagacataatttaaaacgaatagtaatcttgtaaattgCATTTATCTTGACTTTTAATTTAATACGTCGACATTGccagatggcccataaaagagacatataaagccccaaaaagaggcaaagaaaagaggcataaggcccaaggattcctatgatgataaagctaaaactgaatagcgcaaattctgaggtttccttaaaaaaaaaaaaattgagcctTTCAAAACCAGTACATCTATTGTAAAACTTCAGTCAGGCCAGGGAATGCGCTCTAGCTgagcgttaaagcgcttggcttccgaaccggggttaccgggttcgaatcctggtgaagacttggattttcaacttcggaatccttgggcgcctctgagtccacccagctctaatgggtacccgacattagttggggaaaagtaaaggcggttggtcgttgttctggccacatgacaccctcattaaccgtaggccacaaaagatgaactttacatctgtcctataaaccacaaggtccgaaaggggaaccagttaggccaggttcacatctaaccttacattcacttgcacctatcctttgatctgcagcaccattggggcactacaaaagatctgtcaaccttctttctccattcttatctgtcatttgtctttgataattTGAtccggatgttctttctgaaaatattgaagtgggtggaccacttcgggggccgattttgaatttgtgtttccacacaaagtatttttgtaatcttgttacgTATATAGCTTAATTTTACATTAGTTTTAAAGAGACATGATGATGCTAATATCTGAATGCATCTAAATGTCCACAAAAACGCCTttcgactaaaaaaaaatgttctgccCTTATTCCAATGTCCAAatgcccccccccacacacacacaaaagcccATATCTACTCAAATGCTCTGCCTTTATTCCAATGTCCTaatgccacacacacacacacacacacacacacacaagcccATATCTACTCAAATGCTCTGCCTTTATTCCAATGTCCTAgtgcccccccccacacacacacacaaaaagccCATATCTACTCAAATGCTCTGCTTTTATTCCAATGCCCTAatgcccccccccacacacacaaaaagccCATATCTACTCAAATGCTCTGCCTTTATTCCAATGTCTGAAAGCCTTATTTGTATATACTTACTGTCCAGACCCTTGGGTGTGTCTCTTACTGCAGAGTCTTGTTGTGTCGTGGAGGTGAAGACACAGCCTAGGATAAACGCCGTTAGACACCAATGACACTCAGACATGATGTTTGGTAAGTTAGTTGTCAGACATCAGCAACGAAATGAATGTTTGTcatatttcttattctatattaGCGTTTGTAAACATCTATAGCGGCATTCTGAAATAGCCCAAAATGAAACataaatagttttcttttttttgtctgtaaTTCGATTTTTCTCCTTTCCTTTCTATATAAACTActctacaaataaaaaaaaaaagattgtactACTCTccaaactattttattaacCCAGAGGTatcgaaaaacaaaatgtaacgtATAAAGTGTCTTGAAGACGAGGACTATAAGAACTTCCGGCCCAGTTTTGTCTGCTGTATTTGCTGGGCCGGATTACGGTATGTGGAGGATTTTTGTTGAGGCCCTTACAATTATTCGAAAAAAAAGcatgctatattttagaagGTTTGGACTctagagttttccttctccttgctgggtagccaaccaaggctaacgagcttCTTCTGCCCTACTCTTACTAATTTAGTTGCCAGTTGCTCACCTTTGCACCTTCTCCTGTTAGTCATAACAGTTCCCCCTGGCTCAGTATCAGAGCCACACGTGAATGCCAGGAGTTTGACTGGCTGTCAGATGCTATTTGAGACGCGTGCATTTTATAGATAATGGTGGGCTTagaaccattaccacttccggcgttaacaaccttgcggaactcTTGATTCCAAACCTCCGTTGCCTTCCTGCTATACCgaaacacgggaaaggcttcgggagacaaccctgagaaaaaaatcaggagctggtgacccttaggcagatatCGACACAcggtgctacagcctggcagagcctgtGGCGCAACTGATCCCAACCTGTATCGgaattccgttcctttggtcacaccAGCTGTGTAGAGAttggggaactgctgtgtgggcgacatcgtttcgaccataaacaatgcccatgCTTTCATCTCGCTtagttcgagatgaaccatagtcgttctacgattAAAGGAGGCTTATGATGATTTTAGAACAGTTATTCcaaaagtggtctatatagacccccaagGGTCTACGAAGAGTCCCAAGGGGccttttattataaaattattgagGATTGACAGGAGTTTAATTAACAAGACTTGGATGGATTCAGTTTACATGGTGAACCAAAGGGGGACCCTAACTAGGTAGGTTACTACTGTTCAATATATATCATTATCACCAACTTCTTAGAGATCCTTGATTTGAACATGTACAGTATATTTACTTTTACATATTTACATTACGAAGGGAAGGTACTCTAAATT contains the following coding sequences:
- the LOC106050885 gene encoding transmembrane protease serine 13-like isoform X1, which encodes MSECHWCLTAFILGCVFTSTTQQDSAVRDTPKGLDNCRILGATCETSCSVFRTISLTALCPNKLICCRSQNGNKGNQTKKSYFWNRVDIPDVGEELENYMTYTAPTTTTKRKPSFFDFFRDYRDKLKTKTKQEIEESFLNSLKKFKLPNIESIWSKLNRSSKHRNSERCGLPMNARFRRVVGGALVGRCVYPWMVYISRDPGKDDLCGGTLVSDRHILTAAHCFDFLESRWPTLTIGEYIKGEERVASKFVTSNYTVVSHPNYDSFTYSHDIALLTLAQPIDLDRFECLNPICLPQPGQFVSVGDSCSVAGWGSTSRTINAPAVSTSFLMSTSVRVVNGSYCQDKFGSLYNPRIHICAGDMSGASDSCLGDSGGPFMCSHDVINKGNTEDGTSRLYMMGVISAGGAPCAQKDTPALYTNISQVMDWIQTEMASSDQ